The Salegentibacter sp. Hel_I_6 region TCAAAAATTTCAAATGGCACTACTTCTCCCGCTACGTTAGTATAAGTTTGACCTTGAACATCACCTATGCTAGGACCCCACCCCGGCAGACCAGGGTTTCCATCATTGATGGCAGTTTCAGTATCCACTTCCCCTTGATCTCCAAATACATATTCATTCTGAAAATCAGGCAGAATAAGAGGGTCATCAAATCGCAGCGATGAATTAACCTGAAAAGATGCAGCTCTACCCGCTTTACCTTTCTTAGTGGTAACCACTATAACACCTCCTGAAGCACGAGAACCATAGAGGGCAGCAGCAGAAGCCCCTTTTAATATAGTTACACTTTCAATATCGTCAGGGTTAATATCCTGCGCTCTGTTTCCAAAATCGAATCCACCGGTAATTCTTGAACCACTCGCTATATTAGCATTGGAAATTGGCACACCATCCACAACCCATAAAGGCTGTACATCACCATTCAATGAAGATATCCCTCGAATTGTAATTCTTGTAGAACCTCCTACGTTTCCACTTTGATTAGAAATCTGAACACCTGAGGACTTCCCTTGTAAAGCATTAAGAACGTTTGTTTCCCTTACTTCGTTAAGTTCTTCCGACTTAACTGTAGAAACCCCGTAACCCAGGGATTTCTCAGAACGCTCTATACCAAGTGCAGTTACAACTACCTCATCAAGAGATGAAGCATCAACTTCCATAGTTACATCTAAAATATTAGACGAACCTACTTGTCTCTCCGCAGATGAAAATCCAATAAAACTAAACACCAAAGTTTCTCCCTGTGATGTAGTTATCGAGTACTCTCCGTCGAAATCTGTTTGGGTCCCTGTGGAACTTCCCTTTACAAGCACATTCACCCCAGGAAGAGGTAAACCTTGATCATCGGTCACCGTACCGGTTACCGTTTTCTGTTGTGCAAACGTAAATTGCACTACGAACGCTAAGAGTAGCGTAAGAATTCCATGTAATTTGTTTTTCATTATTGTTTAAATTTGAATTAGCCTACGCCAAAAATCATAATAAATTCTTAATAAACCAAATGATTTTTTAATTGAATTATTATTTCCTTTATTAAAACATACTTAGAAGATATAAAATATGGCTCCTTCTTAAAGCAATTTTTTTACGAATTCTTCAAAAGCCAATAGAATTCGCAGTTCTTACTTCGAAAAACTTTATGAGGATTTTAATAAGAAAAAGGCAATAAAAGTATTTCTGAGATGTTTCATCGCTCATTTTTAAAGCCTCACTCTATAATACTTACGAGGAAAAAGCGAAAATAGTTTTGTTTAAACCCCAGAATCTTACAATTTTTGCATCATGTTAAAAATGTTTAACCTACCATGTGCAATTGCAGGCACCGATGAAGCTGGACGTGGTTGTCTTGCCGGACCGGTAACAGCGGCTGCTGTGATTTTACCAAAAAATTTTAAAAATCAATTGTTAAATGACTCTAAACAAACAAAGTTAAGCGATCGCAACAATCTTAAAAAAATTATAATGAAGGAAGCAATTGCCTACGGAGTCGCACACGTTTTTATGGAAGAAATTGACAAAATCAATATTCTAAATGCTTCAATTTTGGCTATGCACAGGGCAATAGACCAGTTAACATGCAAACCCGAACATATTATTGTAGATGGCAATAAATTTAAACCATATGGCAAAATTCCCTACGAATGTATTATAAAAGGAGATGGCAAATACCTAAGTATTGCTGCAGCTTCTATTTTAGCAAAAACCTTTAGAGATGAATATATGGAAAATATTCATCTGGAATTTCCGGTCTATAACTGGAAACAAAATAAAGGTTATCCAACAAAAGAACATCGCGCGGCCATTAGAGAATATGGAAGCACTCCTTATCATAGAAAAAGCTTTAAACTACTACCAGAGCAGTTGAAACTTTCCTTATAACACCTATATTTGTTGAAATTTTTAAGTTTTATGAAGAAAATTATCTTCTATACTTTATTATCACTCATACTTAGTTCCTGTCAAAACCAGGAAAAATCTATAGAAACTTTTAAATACATTCCTGAAGATGCCTCGGTTATTATTCAAACCGCTAATCTTAAAAATTTAAAACAGGAATTACGAGATTTTAGCTTCCTAAAAGAAAATAAGCTCAACGCTAAAGACCATATCTACAAGAAACTGGGTTTTCTAAAGTTCGCCGATTCTCTTACGGAAGCCCTTATAACGATTTCAGTATCTGAAAAGGATAATTTGATATATACTTTAATATTTGAGAATGAACCAGGTTTTCAATTAGACTCTATTCAAAATAAATCTGTTGAACAAATAGAAGTGGAAGGCCTAAACTACAGAAAAATGATTTTGGAAGAAAATGAGTTCTTTGTTTCAGAAGAGCATTCTCCATTTGTTATTTCTACTTCAGAGAATAAATTAAGACAAATCCTAAAAAAGGAAAACCTGCTTAGAGATGAAGGCTTCAATAGAATTTATAAAGCTATTTCCCCAAATAAAACTTCCATAATTTTAAACCACGCCAGGCTAAAAGATCTCGAGCAAAGCTTATTTCCAAATTTAAATCTTATAAATTTTAAAAATTATGCCGGTTGGAGTGCTATAGATCTGGACCTTTCTAAAAATGGAATTTCTTTTAACGGCCTAAGCATTCCTCAAAATGGCAAAAATATTCACCAATTATTTAAAAACGCTGGAGCAGTTTCTATAGAATTCGCCAGGATCACTCCTCAAAACGCTACTGGGTTTGTAGCCGCAGCTTATAAAAATCCGGAAATATTTCTTCAAAATTTAAAATCATTTAACCAGGATTCTTCGGAAATCGAGCAGAATAATCCTATTCTCCAAATCACAGAAGCCGGGATAATTTACGCTGAAAAAGATGAGCTATTCGCGATAAAAACCTTAATAAGTACTGAAGCGACCGATTTAATTTCAAATTACGCAGAGTTAGAAGAAAACTATCGTGACTTTCCTATTTATAAAGTAAATAACCCTAAATTTTTTAAAAATATTCTTAATCCTCTATTTTCTCCTTTAAATACGCAATTTGTTGTTGCTATCGACGAATATTTAATTTTCGCCAATAACATCCCACAATTAAGACAATTAATTGGGGACTATGTAAACCAAAATACTCTGGAAAATCATCCAGATTATAAGGAAAATCAGCAAAATCTTGCCGAGGAATCCTCTCTGCTCATAGTAGCAAGAACAGAGGCTTTAACAACTAATCTCGCAAATGCAGTTACAAATAGTTTGAATAGTGAGATGAGGAATTTAAATTTCGGAAATCATAAACTCGCTTTTTTACAATTGGTGGAAGAAGGAGATTTTGCCCATATACACGGTACCTTAGAGGCGCAAAACAACAAAAGTAATTCAAACACCAAAACAGAAGAAATCCTTTCGGTAAACCTGGAAACCGATTTACTAACCGAGCCCGTTCTTGTAAAAAATCATCTGAATAATCAAATGGATATCGCTGTTCAGGACATCAACAATACGCTCTACCTTATTTCTAACAAAGGCACTATTTTCTGGAAGAAAAAACTGGACGGCCCAATTTTAGGTGAAATTGAACAGGTAGATGTATTCAAAAATGGAAGATTTCAGCTCACTTTTGCAACCCCCTATTCTATTGAGGTTTTAGACCGAAATGGAAACGCAGTAAAACCATTTCCTTTAAAATTTAAAGATGAGATTACCCAACCACTATCGCTTTTTGATTATGATAGTAACCGAAAATATCGCTTTTTAATTACTCAAAATGACGAAGTGTTTATGTATGATAAAAACGGAAAAAGTGTCAAAGGATTCGATTTCAGAAAGACCGAATCTGAAATATTAAAAGCTCCAAAACATTTAAGAATTCAAAATAAAGATTATATCGTTTTTCCTGAAAAATCGGGCAAACTAAATATTTTAAGTCGGCAGGGAGAGCATCGTGTAAACGTAAAAGAAAGCATAGCTTTTTCAGAAAACGAATGGTATGAGTTTGAAAATGATTTCGTTTCTACTAATTCTGGAGGAAATCTTATAAAAGTGATGCAAAATGGTCAAATAAATGCAGAAAAAACCAATTTTAGCGAAAATCACAGAATTTCGGCCAGACCGAATTTGCTTGTTAGCTTATCAGAAAATATCCTGAAAATTAGAAATACCGAAGTGAATCTCGATTACGGACTTTACACTGAACCAAAGATATTTTACCTCAACGATAAATATTACATCAGCCTAACCGATCTTCAAACCCAGAAAGTTTATTTATTTGACAGTAATGGAGATTTACTTCATGGCTTTCCGGTTTATGGCACATCTGGTATAAATCTAAATAATGCTGATATAGACCAGCGCCTGGAATTTACGGTAAGGGGCGATGATAATGAAATCTTATTATATAAACTCTAGTCGAATTTAGCTTCAAACAATTCAGCAAAATGCTTCAAAACCTTCTCCTGAACTTCAGCCAGGGGAATTTCTTTTCTACCAAGTTCTACATTCAAAGAAGTAACCGCTTTGCCTTCAATTCCGCAGGGAATAATATGGTCAAAATAGCCTAAATCAGCATTTACGTTTAGTGCAAAACCGTGCATAGTGACCCAGCGACTGGCACGCACGCCCATAGCACAAATTTTTCTGGCAAAAGGAGTTCCCACATCAAGCCAAACGCCGGTTTCACCCTGGCTTCTCTCAGCTTTTAATCCATATTCAGCCAAGGTGAGAATAATGCATTCTTCAAGGAACCGCAAATACTTATGAATATCTGTGAAGAAATTATCCAGATCTAAAATTGGATAACCTACCAATTGTCCCGGGCCGTGATAAGTGATATCCCCGCCACGGTTAATTTTATAATATTTGGCCTGCCTTTTTTCAAGTTCGGCTTCAGAAATAAGCAAGTTTTTAATATCGCCGCTTTTACCCAAAGTATAAACATGAGGATGCTCTACCATTAAAAGGTAATTGGGCGTAATTTCATTTAAATTCTGTCTTCGGTTTTTTATCTTTAAATCTAAAATCTCCTTAAATAGACTTTCCTGGTAATCCCAGATTTCTTTATAATCCTTATACCCTAAATTCTGTAAATTTATATACTTGTTCATACGCCTTTTCTCGGATTATTCAGAATAATAAGTGCCGCTATCACTCCCGGAATCCAACCTAAAATAGTAAGGATTAATACAATTAAAATAGACCCACAACCCCTATCGTAAACCGCAAGGGGTGGAAATAAAACCGAAAGAATTACCCGCCAAACACTCATATAATCTAAAACTTTTATCAAATAGGTCGCAAAGATAAGATTATAAATACAGAAACTTATTTCATAAAGAACTGCATTTTTTATCGTAAAAATTTTATCAAAAATTCAGGTTTATATCGCATTGGTTGGTAGCCACATAGTCACTATATTTGCACTCGTTTTGCCAAAGCAAGTAATTAATTCAAATACGAGTATGCAATTATCTGAACAGGAAATAGTAAGAAGAGAAAAGCTTTCTGCATTGAGAAAAGCTGGTATTAACCCCTATCCGGCAGATTTATTCCCGGTAAAAGACACCAGCAAGGGAATAAAGGAGAATTTTGAAGATGGAAAAAAAGTGGTATTGGCAGGTAGATTAATGTCGCGCCGTATCCAGGGGAAAGCCTCTTTTGCCGAAATACAGGACTCCAAAGGTAAAATTCAGGTTTATTTTAATCGTGATGAAATTTGTACCGGGGAAGATAAAAGCAAGTATAACGATATATATAAAAAATTGCTGGATATAGGCGATTTTATAGGAATTGAAGGCGAACTTTTTAAAACTCAGGTTGGGGAAATGACCGTGATGGTGAAAGATTTCACTTTGCTAAGCAAATCTATTCGTCCTTTACCACTTCCAAAAACAGATAAAGACGGAAACACTTACGACGGATTTACAGATCCCGAGCACCGTTACCGCCAGCGTTATGCCGATTTGGCCGTGAATCCAAAGGTTAAAGAAATCTTTGTAAAGCGTACCAAATTGTTTAACGCGATGCGAAATTTCTTTAATGAAAGGGAATATTTCGAAGTTGAAACGCCAATTTTACAATCTATCCCCGGTGGTGCTGCTGCGAGACCGTTTGTCACTCATCACAATGCGTTAGATATTCCGCTATATTTAAGAATTGCCAATGAATTATATCTTAAAAGATTAATCGTTGGAGGATTTGACGGCGTTTATGAATTCTCGAAAAACTTCAGAAATGAAGGGATGGATAGAACCCACAATCCAGAATTTACGGCGATGGAAATCTATGTAGCCTACAAAGACTACAACTGGATGATGGAATTTACAGAAACCCTTCTGGAACATTGTGCAATTGCAGTAAATAATACTACGGAAACTGTTTTTGGCCAGCATAAAATAGATTTTAAAGCGCCCTACAAACGCGTTACCATGACTGATTCCATAAAAGAATTTACCGGATTTGATATTACCGGAAAATCTGAAGCGGAAATTAGAAAAGCAGCTGAAGATATGGGAATTGAAGTTGATGAAACTATGGGTAAAGGAAAACTCATCGATGAGATTTTTGGTGAAAAATGTGAAGGAAATTATATTCAACCGACCTTTATTACTGATTATCCGAAGGAAATGAGTCCGCTTTGTAAAGAGCACCGCGAAAACCCAGAGTTAACCGAGCGTTTTGAACTAATGGTTTGTGGAAAAGAAATCGCAAATGCATATTCTGAATTAAATGATCCTATAGACCAACGTGAGCGTTTTGAAGAACAATTAAAACTGGCCAAAAAAGGAGACGACGAAGCAACCGAATTTATAGATCAGGATTTCTTAAGAGCTTTAGAATACGGGATGCCTCCAACATCTGGATTAGGAATTGGGATGGATCGTTTAATTATGTTCTTAACCAATAACCAATCAATCCAGGAAGTTCTATTTTTCCCGCAAATGAAACCGGAAAGAAAAGCTGTTGAACTTAGCGAAGATGAAAAAGCGGTCTTTCAGCTATTAAAAAATGACGAAATTCAGGAGTTGGAAACTATAAAAACTAATTCTGGATTAAGTAATAAAAAGTGGGACAAAACCCTTAAATCACTTAGAAAACATAAAATGATCGATGTTTTTAAAGATGACGAAACCATGAAAATAAAGGCGGTTTAAAATATCCTGCTTAAAATAAAATAAGGAATTAAACGTTCGTTAAAATTTTAGAAATATTAACTTCGTTTTAAACCTTTTTAAGTCTATATAGTCAAAAGATCACCATAATGGTGGTCTTTTTTCATTTAAGCATTTCGCTTCAGAAAATCTATCACTTCAAATTAATCACACAAACCAAAATTAAACTTTATGACCAAACGATTTACGCATAAGCTGTTTTTAGTAGCCTTATCGGTATCGGTTTCTAGTTGTGCAGTTTTTCAGCCCAATAAATCTTCGGCTGATGACTCCAAAAAAGAAGCTTCAAAAAAGAATGGTGACCTGGAACCTTACGCCAAGGTAATTACAAAAGACGCTAAAAGCGACGAAGGTTTATTTACTGTACACCGAGTAGACGACAAATATTTTTACGAAATTCCAGATAGTCTTTTTAACCGTGAAATGCTTACGGTAACAAGAATTGCAAAAACAGCTACCGGAATTGGTTTTGGCGGCGGAAAGCAGAACACCCAGGTACACCGCTGGCAGAAAAAAGACGGCCACGTACTTTTAAGAGTTGTTTCTCACGAAATCTACGCAGCAGATTCACTTCCGGTTCATGAAGCAGTGGTAAACTCTAATTTTGAACCAGTTTTACAACGTTTCCCTGTGAAAACTGTAGGAAAAGATTCTGTAAATAAAACTACCGTTATCGAAGTTACAGATCTTTACACTAAAGATGTGCAAGCACTTGGACTAAGGGACCGCTCGAGAAAAGAATACAAAGTTTCCCGATTAGACGATAGTCGTTCTTACATAGATACTATTCGTAGTTATCCTGAAAATATTGAAGTTAGACACGTAAAAACCTATAGTGCAGGCGAACCACCTTCTAATGCCAGTACCGGTTCTATTTCATTAGAGTTTAGCAATTCTATGATCTTACTTCCTAAAGAACCAATGAAACGCCGTTATTTCGATCAGCGTGTTGGTTGGTTTGCTCGCGGCCAAACAGATTATGGGCTTGATGCCCAAAAAAGTAAAGAAGTAAAATATCTTGACCGATGGAGACTTGAAGTAAAAGAAGAAGACAGAGAGAAATTTGAAAATGGAGAATTGGTAGAACCAAAAGAACAAATTGTTTATTATGTAGACCGCGCTACTCCAAAACAGTGGATTCCCTACATAAAACAAGGGATTGAAGACTGGCAGGTTGCTTTTGAAGCTGCCGGATTCAAAAATGCAATTATTGCTAAAGATCCACCAAGTAAAGAAGAAGACCCAGATTGGAGTCCGGAAGACGCCCGTTACTCAGTAGTTCGTTACCTGGCTTCCCCAATTCCAAACGCAAACGGGCCTCACGTTAGTGATCCGCGTTCTGGAGAGATTTTAGAATCAGATATCAATTGGTATCATAACGTAATGACCCTGCTTAGAAACTGGTTCTTTGTACAAACTGCAGCTATAAACGAAGATGCACGTAGCGTTGAGTTTGAGGACGAAGTAATGGGACGATTAATTCGTTTCGTTTCCTCTCACGAGGTTGGGCACACTTTAGGTCTTCCGCATAATATGGGAAGTAGTGTTGCTTACGCCGTAGAAGATCTTCGTGATCCTGAATTTACTGCTGAATTTGGTACCGCACCTTCTATCATGGACTATGCGCGTTTTAATTATATCGCCCAGCCTGAAGATGGTGATGTTGCATTAATGCCAGATATTGGACCTTATGATAAATATGCTATTGAATGGGGTTATCGCCCAATTTTAGATAAAACAGCTGAAGAAGAAAAAGAAATTCTAGATGAATGGATTCTTGCAAAAGCAGGTGATCCTTTATATCGCTTCGGAAGTCAGCAAAGTGGCGGAGTTATAGACCCGAGTTCTCAAACTGAAGATCTTGGTGACGATGCAGTTTTGGCCAGTGAATACGGTATTAAAAACCTGAAGCGCATTATGCCGAAATTAATCGAGTGGACTGCTGAAGATGGTAAAAATTACGACGATCTTGACGATATGTACGGTCAGGTTCTAAGTCAGTTTAATAGATATATGGGCCATGTCACGGCCAATATTGGTGGTGTTTATGAGCATTATAAAACTTATGACCAAGAAGGTGCCGTTTACTCTCACGTAGATGCAGCTCATCAAAAGAAAGCGATGAACTTTTTACAAGAGCAACTTTTTGAAACTCCAGAATGGATGATAGACCAGGAAATCTTCAACAAAATTGAATTTGATGGGCAGGTAGAGCGCATTAGAAATATGCAGGAAAGAACCCTTAATAATCTATTAGACTTTGGTAGAATGGCCCGTTTAATGGAAAATGAAGAGATAAATGGTGATCAAGCTTATGGTTTACTGGATATGATGACCGATGTTAGAACCGGGATCTGGAGTGAACTTTCTTCAGGAAGCGCTACAGATCGCTATCGTAGAAACCTTCAACGTGCCTATATTGGTAGAATGGAGCATTTAATGACAGAGGAACAAAGTAGTATCCCCTCGCGTTACAGAAGCTACATTAGCAGAAGTAACATAGATGTTGCTCAAAGTGATATTCGCCCGGTGGTTAGAGGTGAGTTAAAAACGCTACAAAACCAAATTAGAAGAGCAGTTAACCGCACAAGTGATCAATTAACTAAATATCATCTTCAGGATGCTTTAGAAAGAATAGATTTAATTTTAAATCCTATCAAATAACCTCAACATTTTTTATTTGGAAAACCACCGTCCCTACACGGTGGTTTTTTTTATATTTTATATTAAACCTTTTTCATTTCTTGAAGTCTTATATTAAAAGCCCCACTAAATTGCTATGAAAAAGATTTTTTAGTAGGAGATTACTAAAGATCAAAGTGGATTTTTTTGACTAAATAGTTGAATTTGTTTGAGTGTTGAAATGATAGCAGCATCTGAAGAATCGAAAATCTAAATTTTATATCTGAGCCAAATAAAATTTATCTTCTTTGCTGCTTTCTTTTTATTACAATTTTGCAGCCTTCAACCTTAATGCATTTGCAATCACCGAAACCGAGCTAAAACTCATGGCTAAAGCTGCGATCATTGGAGAAAGTAAAAGTCCAAAAACAGGATATAGCACCCCGGCTGCTATAGGTACTCCAAGGGTATTATAGATCAAAGCAAAAAATAAATTCTGCTTAATATTCCGCATCACTTTTTTACTCAAAGTCTTTGCTTTTTTAACCGCCTTTAGATCCCCTTTCACTAAAGTGATTTCAGCACTTTCTATAGCTACATCTGTACCGGTTCCCATAGCAATTCCAATATTAGCCTGGGCCAGAGCAGGAGCATCGTTAATTCCGTCGCCTGCCATAGCTACTTTTCTTCCTTTTTCCTGAAGTTTTTTTACTTCATTTTGCTTATCCTCTGGAAGCATTCCAGCTTTAAAGCCGGTTAACCCGAGTTCTTCAGCCACAGATTTTGCAGTTTTCTCATTATCGCCGGTAAACATATAAACCTCCAGGCCATCATCCATAAGAGATTTCAAGGCTTCTCTACTGGTTTTCTTGATAGGATCTGTAATTGTGAAATAACCTACTAATTTATCATCTCGCGATATATAGGAAACGGTTTTACCTTTTTCCTGCTCTGCAGTTACTTTTTTATTTATTTCTGAAGGAATCTCAACTTTTTCAGCCTGCATTAGCTTTTCATTTCCAATAGCTATTTTCTGATTGTCTACCATTCCGGTCACCCCTTTTCCGGTAACGGAATTAAAATCTGAAGTTTTTGAAAATTCAAGTTGTTGATTCTTTGCAAAATCTACAGTTGCTTTAGCCAGAGGATGTTCACTCTGGGAATTTACCGCAGCAATAAGTTTTATAATTTCCTCCTTATTTTCTTCAGAAGAAACTACTTCTACTTTTTCTACTTTGGGTTTACCTTCAGTGATGGTTCCTGTTTTATCAATAATCAAGGTATCAATATCATCCATCTCTTCCAGGGCACGGGCATTTTTGATTAGAACTCCATTTTGGGCTCCTTTTCCTACGCCTACCATTACCGACATTGGCGTAGCCAGGCCAAGCGCACAGGGGCAGGCTATGATCAATACCGCAATAGCATTTACAAGAGCATAGACATAGGAAGGTTCAGGGCCATAAATCGCCCAAATCACAAATGTAATTATTGAAATTAGCACCACAATAGGCACAAAATAAGCTGAAATCCTATCGGCCAGTTTTTGAATTGGCGCCTGCGACCTGCTGGCATCATTTACCATTTTTATAATTTGAGAAAGGAGAGTTTCTTCTCCCACTTTTTCGGCTTTCATCGTAAAGCTTCTGTTGCCATTAATAGTTCCCGAACTCACCTTATCTCCCTCTACTTTATCTACCGGAATAGGTTCCCCGGTAATCATAGACTCATCTATGCTGGAATTCCCGTTTTCGATAGTTCCGTCTACCGGAATTTTATCGCCGGGTTTTACTCTTAGAGTATCGCCCTCTTGAATATCATCTATAGCAACTTCTTTTTCCTCCCCATCAACAACTTTAATCGCTTTATTTGGAGCGAGTTTTAGTAATTCTTTAATTGCAGAATTTGTCTTACTATGGGCCCGGGCTTCGAGAACCTGGCCGAGTAAAACTAGGGTTAGAATAACGGTTGCCGCTTCAAAATAAACGTGTACCGTACCACTTTCAGTTTTAAACTGTGGAGGGAA contains the following coding sequences:
- the lysS gene encoding lysine--tRNA ligase, producing the protein MQLSEQEIVRREKLSALRKAGINPYPADLFPVKDTSKGIKENFEDGKKVVLAGRLMSRRIQGKASFAEIQDSKGKIQVYFNRDEICTGEDKSKYNDIYKKLLDIGDFIGIEGELFKTQVGEMTVMVKDFTLLSKSIRPLPLPKTDKDGNTYDGFTDPEHRYRQRYADLAVNPKVKEIFVKRTKLFNAMRNFFNEREYFEVETPILQSIPGGAAARPFVTHHNALDIPLYLRIANELYLKRLIVGGFDGVYEFSKNFRNEGMDRTHNPEFTAMEIYVAYKDYNWMMEFTETLLEHCAIAVNNTTETVFGQHKIDFKAPYKRVTMTDSIKEFTGFDITGKSEAEIRKAAEDMGIEVDETMGKGKLIDEIFGEKCEGNYIQPTFITDYPKEMSPLCKEHRENPELTERFELMVCGKEIANAYSELNDPIDQRERFEEQLKLAKKGDDEATEFIDQDFLRALEYGMPPTSGLGIGMDRLIMFLTNNQSIQEVLFFPQMKPERKAVELSEDEKAVFQLLKNDEIQELETIKTNSGLSNKKWDKTLKSLRKHKMIDVFKDDETMKIKAV
- a CDS encoding zinc-dependent metalloprotease; this encodes MTKRFTHKLFLVALSVSVSSCAVFQPNKSSADDSKKEASKKNGDLEPYAKVITKDAKSDEGLFTVHRVDDKYFYEIPDSLFNREMLTVTRIAKTATGIGFGGGKQNTQVHRWQKKDGHVLLRVVSHEIYAADSLPVHEAVVNSNFEPVLQRFPVKTVGKDSVNKTTVIEVTDLYTKDVQALGLRDRSRKEYKVSRLDDSRSYIDTIRSYPENIEVRHVKTYSAGEPPSNASTGSISLEFSNSMILLPKEPMKRRYFDQRVGWFARGQTDYGLDAQKSKEVKYLDRWRLEVKEEDREKFENGELVEPKEQIVYYVDRATPKQWIPYIKQGIEDWQVAFEAAGFKNAIIAKDPPSKEEDPDWSPEDARYSVVRYLASPIPNANGPHVSDPRSGEILESDINWYHNVMTLLRNWFFVQTAAINEDARSVEFEDEVMGRLIRFVSSHEVGHTLGLPHNMGSSVAYAVEDLRDPEFTAEFGTAPSIMDYARFNYIAQPEDGDVALMPDIGPYDKYAIEWGYRPILDKTAEEEKEILDEWILAKAGDPLYRFGSQQSGGVIDPSSQTEDLGDDAVLASEYGIKNLKRIMPKLIEWTAEDGKNYDDLDDMYGQVLSQFNRYMGHVTANIGGVYEHYKTYDQEGAVYSHVDAAHQKKAMNFLQEQLFETPEWMIDQEIFNKIEFDGQVERIRNMQERTLNNLLDFGRMARLMENEEINGDQAYGLLDMMTDVRTGIWSELSSGSATDRYRRNLQRAYIGRMEHLMTEEQSSIPSRYRSYISRSNIDVAQSDIRPVVRGELKTLQNQIRRAVNRTSDQLTKYHLQDALERIDLILNPIK
- a CDS encoding heavy metal translocating P-type ATPase → MKHTYQISGMTCMGCRAHVENSLKSVEGVTNAKVDLEKASAEIEMEKHIELEKFQAALEDSNYDIYLADEVPQTYSVSGMTCKGCSDHVEATLNKVEGVKRVKVGLEKAEAKIFSKENIPLKKLQQALQDDGGHYQIHEPGEEVKPKKKKPKGEGTGVFYCPMHCEGDKTYDKPGDCPVCGMDLVEEASLKPQATTYTCPMHPEVEQDGPGSCPKCGMDLVPKEPEESSESKSYKKLLKKFKIAVAFTLPIFIIAMSEMISGNPLYEILDQQYWNWIQFGLSLPVVFYATWMFFERAWRSVKTWNLNMFTLIGIGAGVAWIFSVFGLIFPDFFPPQFKTESGTVHVYFEAATVILTLVLLGQVLEARAHSKTNSAIKELLKLAPNKAIKVVDGEEKEVAIDDIQEGDTLRVKPGDKIPVDGTIENGNSSIDESMITGEPIPVDKVEGDKVSSGTINGNRSFTMKAEKVGEETLLSQIIKMVNDASRSQAPIQKLADRISAYFVPIVVLISIITFVIWAIYGPEPSYVYALVNAIAVLIIACPCALGLATPMSVMVGVGKGAQNGVLIKNARALEEMDDIDTLIIDKTGTITEGKPKVEKVEVVSSEENKEEIIKLIAAVNSQSEHPLAKATVDFAKNQQLEFSKTSDFNSVTGKGVTGMVDNQKIAIGNEKLMQAEKVEIPSEINKKVTAEQEKGKTVSYISRDDKLVGYFTITDPIKKTSREALKSLMDDGLEVYMFTGDNEKTAKSVAEELGLTGFKAGMLPEDKQNEVKKLQEKGRKVAMAGDGINDAPALAQANIGIAMGTGTDVAIESAEITLVKGDLKAVKKAKTLSKKVMRNIKQNLFFALIYNTLGVPIAAGVLYPVFGLLLSPMIAALAMSFSSVSVIANALRLKAAKL
- the lipB gene encoding lipoyl(octanoyl) transferase LipB, which encodes MNKYINLQNLGYKDYKEIWDYQESLFKEILDLKIKNRRQNLNEITPNYLLMVEHPHVYTLGKSGDIKNLLISEAELEKRQAKYYKINRGGDITYHGPGQLVGYPILDLDNFFTDIHKYLRFLEECIILTLAEYGLKAERSQGETGVWLDVGTPFARKICAMGVRASRWVTMHGFALNVNADLGYFDHIIPCGIEGKAVTSLNVELGRKEIPLAEVQEKVLKHFAELFEAKFD
- a CDS encoding YqaE/Pmp3 family membrane protein, which encodes MSVWRVILSVLFPPLAVYDRGCGSILIVLILTILGWIPGVIAALIILNNPRKGV
- a CDS encoding ribonuclease HII is translated as MLKMFNLPCAIAGTDEAGRGCLAGPVTAAAVILPKNFKNQLLNDSKQTKLSDRNNLKKIIMKEAIAYGVAHVFMEEIDKINILNASILAMHRAIDQLTCKPEHIIVDGNKFKPYGKIPYECIIKGDGKYLSIAAASILAKTFRDEYMENIHLEFPVYNWKQNKGYPTKEHRAAIREYGSTPYHRKSFKLLPEQLKLSL